One Desulfuromonadales bacterium genomic window, CGGCTCACCTTCTTCGATGAATGCCCAGTCCGGCTTGATCCAGATGGGGTTGGTTATCTTCGAGCGGACCTGAAACGCGCCACGCGGGGTTTCAAATGTCCATGTGCGGCCCCCAATCGGATCTTCCAGAACGTTGCCGCTGCCGCAGGAAGCTATCATTTCCCGTACGGTCTGTCCCTCTTTTTTAAGGTAGACGCGGTTATTGGCCGTATCGACAACCACGTAAACACCCTTGGGCGCCAGCCCGGCAAGCTTCTTCTTGAGTGCGGCGTTTTTCGACTCAAGGATCCGGGCCCGGTTGTCGCGAGCGCCAGGAGGGGTTATTTCAGCCTCAGGCTTGGCCGCCTGCCGCCGGGCCAGCACACAACCGGCAACCTCGAGCAGCAAAAAAATGACTGCGACCACAACAGCCGTCACCAGCAGGAACCGGCGCAGAAGGCGGCGGCCACCCGGCTGCTGCGACCGATGTGGCTGATTATTCAGTATGTTTGAGGAACGAGGATACAACGTTGTCAAATTCGACAGCTCCTACAATAACGACTGGCGTGCCAACTTCCACGGTGTTGTACAAATCAAGCATCTGCTGGTCTTCCAGAGCGACGCAGCCATAAGTCATTCCGTCTTTGCCACCACCGTGGATTTCAATGAGCCCACCGATCCTGGCACTGGCCGAAAGCAATCCTTCTCTTTTAGCCCGGGCAAAACGTCTTTGATCCTCAGCATTGGGATAGTCGATCAGCAATGCGCGGAAATACTTGCTCGCCGGCAGCTTTTTAATGATGCGGTAATTTCCCTCAGGAGTGGCCCGGTCGCCGGAGTAGAGCTTGTCGCTGAGGAAATTGAAACCTAGTCCGGCTTGATAGGTACGTTGTGGGATGCCGTTACGGTAGAGGGTCAACTCTCGGTCGATTTTGCTGACCACGATGAGATAGCCACCGTTCTTTTTGGACTGCGCCACACCCTCGTTGAGCATCCGCCGCCAATAGGCGATCTGTTCGCGGTCGGCGTAGCGTTTGACCAGCGGGGTGATGGCCTTGAACACCCATTCGACTTCGGCAATGGCCTGCTCGAGTCGGGCACGGGCCTCCCCGTGCTTACCCGTCTTTGCCAAAGCGGTGGCCTCATCCAGAAGAACCTCCGCTTTCATCAGACGGCGGGCCGCCAGCCGATTATCCTTGACGCTTTCTGAGAGGCCTCTCAGACGCTTGATTCGTTTATCGAGATCTTCAGCTTTGCCGTCGATCTCGGACTGTTGCTGGGCCTTGTTGTCTTGTACTCGAGCAAGAACGGCTTCCCCCTTCGCCAGGACCTGACGAAAGGTCTGTGTCGCCGGATCGTAATTCCTGAACCAGACAAAACGGGATTTTTGCCGGGTCAACAGTTCCTGGCTCGACCTCAGGGCATCAAGGTAATCGCCGTATTCCTTTGGCGCATACAATGGAGCGCCGGCCCGCCAGAGCTCCCGATCCTGAAGGATCGACGCATGGAACTCTGACGGTACCGGCGGTTCACTACAAGCAAACAATACAGAAATAGCGGCGAGAACGAGGCCCGTCTGCAGATATCGAAAGTACTTCAACGGGCCAAGCTCCTTACTTCTTCAGGCCCTGCAGTTTTTCCTGGACGGCTTTGATCTCGTCGGAAACGGCAACGGCGCGGGTCTTGATGGCGGTAGCCTTCTCCACGGCCGAGGCGTACTCGCCACCGTCGATCAGCGGCTGGATTTCCTTGAGAGCCTCTTCCAGGCCGGCAGCGTCAGCTTTCATCGCTTCGATGTCAGCCGCGGTGCCTTTGCCACGGGGAGCGGAGTCAAGAGCGGTCTTGGCATCGGCCACAGCGGTGGTCGCTTCGGCGAGAAGAGCGATGGCGCTGTTCTTCATTTCTTCCTTGACGGTAGCCACTTTGCCTTTGAGGGCGTCAGCGTCGGCTTTGGCCTTGGCGAGCATTTCTTTCGCCTTGTCGTAGTTCTTGAAAAGCTTGTCGTCCTGAACTTTGATTTCAGCCATCGCAGCGTCCATCTGGTCGTTGACCACTTTCAGGTCTTCGGGGGTGTATTTCTCAGCCCCTTCGCTCACGGCGGCGTCGATCGAAGCGCGGGTGGCACCCATTTCTTCCGTCGGCTGCTTGCCGCAAGCCGACAGAGAAACCACGAGAGCAAGACCGAGCAGCATTACCGAAATCTTTTTCATCTTCTTTTCCTCCTGAATCTTTGGTTTGTTGGTGTGCCACCACCACGGTGACACGGATTATACAGCAATCATCATGCCCAATGCAACTCTTTGAATTTCGGTCACTTACAAATCAACGCCCTCCCCATTTGGGGAATCTTGTCCTCAGATGGGGATTTTTCTCAAATATGGGAACCCCACACCGCTACTACCTCATCCGCATTCTTGCGAAAAAGAATCTCATCTTTCCGAGGCAAAGAAAAACACCCGGCCAACCAGGCCGGGTGCTGACATGTCTTGGTGGGCGTTGTAGGGATTGAACCTACGACCCCTGCCGTGTGAAGGCAGTGCTCTCCCGCTGAGCTAAACGCCCTTCTTGCTGAATGGAGTGGTTATATAGCAATTCACCTGCTGGATGTCAACGAAAATGTTCCATCCGCGCACCGCGCGGCGTCCCGAAAAATACGCTCGCCCAACTCTATTGAATTTTGGCAAGAACTGCGGTCGGCAGGGAAGCGGGCCGCCTGTCGGATCCAAGGACTACATGCAGAGTACGTCCCTCGGCCAGGGTTGTACCGGCCTGGTTGAGCGCCCGATAGGTGAATTCCAGAATCTTCCCCCTGGCCCGCTGCAACGTAGTTTCAATTGTGATCCGGTCTTCATAGAATGCCGGTGCCTTGTACTGCACCTGGACCTCGGCGACCACAACGAAGAATCCACTGCGCTCAATGTCGCTGTAGCAGAGCCCCTTCTGGCGCAGATGGTCGGAGCGACCCTCTTCGAACCACACCAGATAGTTTGCGTGATGCACTACGCCCTGAGCATCGGTTTCGGCATAGCGAACGGTCAGATCAAAAGAAGTTGTCATACGATTTCATCGTTCCATCGATCAGGAGAGGAACAGACCCAGAGCCCGGCGATAGCCCGGCTCAGTGACCAACCACTTATCGAGGATGGCGCGAATCTGCTCCGGATTCTTGCCCGGCACGACTTCGTTCAGATTGACCAGGGCGTCAGCGTCCCAGAGGATGCGGAACTCGGGTGAATCGATGCCGCCCGGGGTGTGATGCTTGCCGATCAGGGCGCAGACCGCCTCGATCAATTCGGCGGGCGCGCCCAGACCGCTCAGCAGCTCTCTGGCCACCGGCGGCCCCAGCTCTTCCTGATAAGGGCCGGCGCAGGAGCCGTAGATGCTTTCGGCGGCCGGTATGCCTATATCGTGCAGGTAGGCCGCGGTCAGCGTCACGTTCGGATCGGCATCGATATAGACGAGAAGCTCATCGGCATAAGCCGTCACCTGCAGGGCATGGGCGATGCGCCGGGCGTCGGCGCCAAAAAAGTCTTCCATAGCTTGCCGGACCTGCTGCAGAAAATCGCGCATGGAAAATTTCTCCTTACGCCAGGGGTCTACTTGCGTTCGCCCTGGATGCCGATGCGGATGGTCTCGAGGGGAACGTTCTTGCCGCTGGCGGCGATCGCCTGCCGGGCGAGCATGATCAGCCCCGAACAGCAGGGAACCTCCATGTGCAGCACGGTCAGGCTGCGGATCTCATTCTGGCGCAAAATGGCGGTCAGTTTATGCAAGTACGCCTGGCCGTCATCCAGCTTCGGGCAACCTATGAGCAGTGCCCGCCCCGGCAGAAAATCCCGGTGGAAATCAGCATAAGCGAAGGGAACGCAATCGGCGGCCAGCAAGAGGTCTGCATCCTTCAGAAACGGTGCGCTCGGCGGCACCAGGTGCATCTGCACCGGCCACTGGCGCAGCTCGGAAGGTCTCGCCGAGACCTCCTCGGCAGACCCGGTCGGCTTGTCGAAACTCATCAGCCGCGCGGAGGGACAGCCACCGCCATGAGCGGGAGCCGCCAGGCTCTGCACCTGCGCCGACGGACAACCCCCGTGAGCCGGCTCCGCATGCGCCGCAATTTCACGGCCGGTGCTTTTGAGGTGCTCCTTAACCGCCTCCTCATCAAACTCATCGGCCGCTCTTTTTTCGACAATGATGGCATCCTTCGGGCAATGGCCGAGGCAGGCACCGAGACCATCGCAGAGGTTGTCCGCAAGCAGTCTGGCCTTGCCGTCGATGATCTGTATCGCCCCTTCGGCGCAGGCAGGAACGCAGAGGCCGCAGCCGTCGCACTTTTCTTCATCTATTCTGACGATTTCCCGGATCATGACGTGAATCCCTTTCTCAGCTGGTTGCGTAGCTGGTAATTTTATCGGTGGATCGAACAGGTCAAACTTACTCGTTTCCTTCGAGTTCCCGCCGGCGCCGGTAGGCCCGCAACGGACAAAAGGCGGCCAGAACAAAGGCGAGCCAGCCCATGGCAAGAGTGACGGTGAAAAGGGTCAGAAACATCTTCGTCTCCTCATGTCTTTAAAAGAAATAGTGCCAGAGCAGGTCGAGCCGCCCACGCAGGATCAGGTGCCGGCCGGAGAAACGCATGATCTCCCGCACCTTCTCCCGGTGACCCGGCCGGTAGCAATGGACGTGGCAATGCTTGCAGGTCGGCTTCGGGTCGAGCGGGCACCTGAGCCGGCGGGCAAAGGCGTAGGCGAGAAACTCCCGGCATTCGCCGCAGAGATGAAAACGTTCCAGCCCCAGTTCCTGCAACTCCGGCTCGCCGGCCGCAAATGGTGCCTTTTCGGCAGCATGCCGGGATCGACAGTAAACGGCAGTGAACAGGGCGAGAACCCGGAGGTCCTTCGCCTCTTTCGCACTCAAATGCGATTCTGTCTGACCACTCGTGATCGTCATGTTACTGAGTATAGGGGAAGTCGAGCCGCCAATCCTTGACAAAAATCAAACCGGCTGACTTTTGAAACCACACAACGGCCGGCCGCAAAAAAGAGTGGGGAGCTCGCGAGTGGTCTGGCGCTTAAAAGATGTCTCTCCACAGCGTGGGAATTCACAGCGGACGGATACTCCCCGAGAGCCAGAGAAACAGCAGCAACAGAACGGCTTTCAACAGATTGCATTCCAGCAGGCGACGGATGCTGTCGAACATGGCGACCTCCCTGAATCGAGTGATGGCCCAATCTACACCACCGGCGTCCGACACGCCTTGACCATGGTCAAAGCGAAAGCTAACCAAAAAAAAGGCCCTGCAACAGGGCCGATCGGATTGCTTTAGGAGACGCTATTCGCGATATTTCTCTGCCAGGTCTTCGAGGCGGTCACGGTCAAGGATGTCGATCACCTTGCCGCGCACCTCAATGATGGCATCGTCGGCTAGCTTGCGGAAGGTCCGGGAAAGGGTCTCGCTCACCGTCCCCAGGTTGGACGCGAGCTGGGTCTTGGAAATGGGCAATTCGACGCTCTCGGCATCGTCACCGGCCAGGTCGAGCAGGTAGCGCGCCAGGCGGGCAGGAACATCCTTGAAGGTGAGTTCCTCGATCTGGGTGGCGAACTGGCGCAGGAAACGGGAGAGCCCGCCGATCATGTTGATGGCGATCTGCGAGTGGTCGTGCAGCAGGTTGAGAAACTCGTTTTTCGGGAAGAATACGAGATGGGACCTCTCCAGCGGCTCGGCGTAGGCGGGATAGAGCCCGTTGCCGAAGATGGCCGCCTCGGCGAAGGTGCCCCCCGGATGGACAATGTGCAGGATACGCTCCTTCCCCTCGGGGGAGAGCTTGTAGATTTTTACCTTGCCGGCGCCGACGACGTAGAAACCGAGGGCCTTCTCACCGTCGGAGAAGAGGACTTCGCTCTTCTCGTGCTCGCGCAGCTTGCCGACGCGGGTGAGGTAGTCGAGGTCCTCGTCGGTGACCCCGGCGAAGAGATGACAACGCTTGATAATGCTTCGGGTATCCATGGAGCGGAAGTCTAGCAGAGGGGAGCGGCGATGACAAGAACCTTTAATGGAAGATAAAGCATGTGGCTGCCGCCACAGTACAGCTCCGGAGAGTGTTCAATCGTGGCTCACTGTGGGCCACTCTGGCGCTCGCCATCAGACAAGTGGGACACAGATATTCCCCCGCAGCTCAGCTCCAAACCGAGATATACAGGCTTTCCTGCCGATGCGGCCGAATTGGCACACCCTTCGCTCCTTCTCCATGGGGAAACTCCGTTTGCCGGAAATTCCCGGCAGGTTCCGAAATACCCATACCCCAGACAGGATGATCAGCCCATGTTTGAAGTAATCCGAAACGAGACTCTTGCCCCCAGCCTGCACCGCATGGTGATCCGCGCCCCGCGAATCGCCGCCGCCCGCCAGGCGGGACAATTCGTCATCGTCCGCGCCGCGACCGACGAGGAGCGCATACCGCTGACCATCGGCGACGCCGACCCGCAGGCCGGAACGATCACCCTCTTCATCCAGGCGATCGGTGCCTCGACCCGCCGCATCGTCGCTGCCCCGGCCGGTGGCACTCTTCGTGACGTGGCCGGCCCCCTCGGCATGGCGACGGAAATGGAGCGCTGGGGACGTGTGGCCTGCGTCGGCGGCGGGGTCGGCACCGCTGTCCTCTATCCCATGGCCAAGGCCCTGGCGCAGATCGGCAACGAAGTCACCACCATCATCGGCGGCCGCTCGGCGCCATACATCATCCTCGCCGACGAGTTGGCCGTCTTCTCCGCTGCAGTCAGGATTACCACCGAAGACGGCAGCTGCGGACGTCAGGGCTTCGTTACCGCCGAACTCGCCGAACTGGTCGCCGATCCCGCCCGCCGTCCTGAAGCGGTCTTCGCCGTCGGGCCGGTGCCGATGATGCGGGCCGTAGCCGAACTGACCCGTCCGGCCGGCATCAAGACCATCGTCAGCCTCAATCCGATCATGATCGACGGCACCGGGATGTGCGGCGGCTGCCGCGTCGAAGTCGGCGGCGAATCGAAATTCGCCTGCGTCGACGGGCCGGAGTTTGACGGCCACCTGGTTAATTACGCCACGCTTGCCGACCGGCTCACCATGTATCAGGAGCACGAGACCTGCCGGGTAGGGTTGGGATAGCAGTAAAGACTTGT contains:
- a CDS encoding L,D-transpeptidase — protein: MTTLYPRSSNILNNQPHRSQQPGGRRLLRRFLLVTAVVVAVIFLLLEVAGCVLARRQAAKPEAEITPPGARDNRARILESKNAALKKKLAGLAPKGVYVVVDTANNRVYLKKEGQTVREMIASCGSGNVLEDPIGGRTWTFETPRGAFQVRSKITNPIWIKPDWAFIEEGEPIPARSADRAKPGEMGDYALGIGQGYFLHGTMYKRLLGRNVSHGCVRLGDEDLKVLYETAGIGTRVFIF
- a CDS encoding L,D-transpeptidase; translation: MKYFRYLQTGLVLAAISVLFACSEPPVPSEFHASILQDRELWRAGAPLYAPKEYGDYLDALRSSQELLTRQKSRFVWFRNYDPATQTFRQVLAKGEAVLARVQDNKAQQQSEIDGKAEDLDKRIKRLRGLSESVKDNRLAARRLMKAEVLLDEATALAKTGKHGEARARLEQAIAEVEWVFKAITPLVKRYADREQIAYWRRMLNEGVAQSKKNGGYLIVVSKIDRELTLYRNGIPQRTYQAGLGFNFLSDKLYSGDRATPEGNYRIIKKLPASKYFRALLIDYPNAEDQRRFARAKREGLLSASARIGGLIEIHGGGKDGMTYGCVALEDQQMLDLYNTVEVGTPVVIVGAVEFDNVVSSFLKHTE
- a CDS encoding DUF4398 domain-containing protein, producing MKKISVMLLGLALVVSLSACGKQPTEEMGATRASIDAAVSEGAEKYTPEDLKVVNDQMDAAMAEIKVQDDKLFKNYDKAKEMLAKAKADADALKGKVATVKEEMKNSAIALLAEATTAVADAKTALDSAPRGKGTAADIEAMKADAAGLEEALKEIQPLIDGGEYASAVEKATAIKTRAVAVSDEIKAVQEKLQGLKK
- a CDS encoding thioesterase family protein, with translation MTTSFDLTVRYAETDAQGVVHHANYLVWFEEGRSDHLRQKGLCYSDIERSGFFVVVAEVQVQYKAPAFYEDRITIETTLQRARGKILEFTYRALNQAGTTLAEGRTLHVVLGSDRRPASLPTAVLAKIQ
- a CDS encoding HD domain-containing protein, encoding MRDFLQQVRQAMEDFFGADARRIAHALQVTAYADELLVYIDADPNVTLTAAYLHDIGIPAAESIYGSCAGPYQEELGPPVARELLSGLGAPAELIEAVCALIGKHHTPGGIDSPEFRILWDADALVNLNEVVPGKNPEQIRAILDKWLVTEPGYRRALGLFLS
- a CDS encoding 4Fe-4S binding protein, translated to MIREIVRIDEEKCDGCGLCVPACAEGAIQIIDGKARLLADNLCDGLGACLGHCPKDAIIVEKRAADEFDEEAVKEHLKSTGREIAAHAEPAHGGCPSAQVQSLAAPAHGGGCPSARLMSFDKPTGSAEEVSARPSELRQWPVQMHLVPPSAPFLKDADLLLAADCVPFAYADFHRDFLPGRALLIGCPKLDDGQAYLHKLTAILRQNEIRSLTVLHMEVPCCSGLIMLARQAIAASGKNVPLETIRIGIQGERK
- a CDS encoding nitrous oxide-stimulated promoter family protein, with amino-acid sequence MSAKEAKDLRVLALFTAVYCRSRHAAEKAPFAAGEPELQELGLERFHLCGECREFLAYAFARRLRCPLDPKPTCKHCHVHCYRPGHREKVREIMRFSGRHLILRGRLDLLWHYFF
- a CDS encoding Crp/Fnr family transcriptional regulator; the protein is MDTRSIIKRCHLFAGVTDEDLDYLTRVGKLREHEKSEVLFSDGEKALGFYVVGAGKVKIYKLSPEGKERILHIVHPGGTFAEAAIFGNGLYPAYAEPLERSHLVFFPKNEFLNLLHDHSQIAINMIGGLSRFLRQFATQIEELTFKDVPARLARYLLDLAGDDAESVELPISKTQLASNLGTVSETLSRTFRKLADDAIIEVRGKVIDILDRDRLEDLAEKYRE
- a CDS encoding sulfide/dihydroorotate dehydrogenase-like FAD/NAD-binding protein, with the translated sequence MFEVIRNETLAPSLHRMVIRAPRIAAARQAGQFVIVRAATDEERIPLTIGDADPQAGTITLFIQAIGASTRRIVAAPAGGTLRDVAGPLGMATEMERWGRVACVGGGVGTAVLYPMAKALAQIGNEVTTIIGGRSAPYIILADELAVFSAAVRITTEDGSCGRQGFVTAELAELVADPARRPEAVFAVGPVPMMRAVAELTRPAGIKTIVSLNPIMIDGTGMCGGCRVEVGGESKFACVDGPEFDGHLVNYATLADRLTMYQEHETCRVGLG